From Micromonospora rhizosphaerae, the proteins below share one genomic window:
- a CDS encoding MFS transporter encodes MTTNLTTVPAGRQVGGHHAHGRRIVAALAITTTIGYGTLYYAYAVLLRPIAATLGASAAAVTGALTACVLAGALMAIPVGRWLDHHGGCALMTIGSIAATVLLIAWSQVQTIWQLYAVMIGIGISGAMVLYEPAFAVIVTWFTPERRATALLAVTIVAGFASTIFMPLTGFLDAHLGWRGTLLVLAAIYGVVTVPLHALTIRKPPSPPAAFSAPPNRQDNRQRTSVARTAMRDARLWILAGTFTAHGAATSTMTVHIVGYLASRGHPATFAASIAGLLGVLSVTGRLLLTAARRRLAVTTIVAAVFATQALAVLAMPALAGTPIGAIITVTGFGLGFGIASLATPALLADRYGTTAYATIAGRLAACVTIAKATAPLVAATVLASEGYDVLLGVVASACFLAAGGMMIKQGRRTHVRGRRFGQAV; translated from the coding sequence ATGACCACCAACCTCACCACGGTGCCCGCCGGCCGGCAGGTCGGCGGGCACCACGCCCACGGCCGGCGCATCGTCGCCGCCCTCGCCATCACCACCACCATCGGCTACGGCACCCTCTACTACGCCTACGCGGTTCTGCTCCGCCCGATCGCGGCCACCCTCGGCGCTTCCGCCGCCGCTGTCACCGGCGCACTCACCGCCTGCGTCCTCGCCGGCGCCCTCATGGCCATCCCCGTCGGACGGTGGCTCGACCACCACGGCGGATGCGCCCTGATGACCATCGGCTCCATCGCCGCGACGGTCCTGCTGATCGCCTGGTCCCAAGTCCAGACCATCTGGCAGCTCTACGCCGTCATGATCGGCATCGGCATCAGCGGCGCGATGGTCCTCTACGAGCCCGCCTTCGCCGTGATCGTCACCTGGTTCACCCCCGAGCGGCGCGCCACCGCGCTGCTCGCCGTCACCATCGTCGCCGGCTTCGCCAGCACCATCTTCATGCCGCTCACCGGCTTCCTCGACGCACACCTCGGCTGGCGCGGCACCCTGCTCGTCCTCGCCGCCATCTACGGCGTGGTGACCGTGCCCCTGCACGCCCTCACCATCCGCAAACCTCCGTCCCCGCCGGCCGCGTTCTCGGCGCCGCCGAACCGGCAGGACAACAGGCAGCGCACATCTGTCGCTCGCACCGCCATGCGCGATGCCAGGTTGTGGATCCTCGCAGGCACCTTCACGGCCCACGGCGCGGCCACCAGCACCATGACGGTCCACATCGTCGGTTACCTCGCCAGCCGGGGCCACCCGGCCACTTTCGCCGCCTCCATCGCCGGCCTGCTGGGTGTCCTGTCCGTCACCGGACGCCTTCTGCTGACCGCCGCCCGTCGTCGGCTGGCCGTGACCACCATCGTCGCCGCTGTCTTCGCCACGCAGGCCCTCGCGGTCCTCGCCATGCCCGCGCTCGCCGGGACCCCGATCGGCGCGATCATCACGGTCACCGGCTTCGGACTCGGCTTCGGCATCGCCAGCCTTGCCACCCCGGCCCTGCTCGCCGACCGCTACGGCACCACCGCCTACGCCACCATCGCCGGACGGCTCGCCGCCTGCGTCACCATCGCCAAAGCCACCGCACCGCTGGTCGCCGCCACGGTCCTCGCCAGCGAGGGTTATGACGTGCTGCTGGGAGTCGTCGCGTCCGCGTGCTTCCTTGCAGCGGGCGGCATGATGATCAAGCAGGGGAGGAGGACCCACGTCCGCGGCAGGCGGTTCGGGCAGGCTGTTTAG